Proteins co-encoded in one Bacillus paramycoides genomic window:
- the greA gene encoding transcription elongation factor GreA, whose protein sequence is MATEKTYPMTQEGKQKLENELEDLKTVKRKEVVERIKIARSFGDLSENSEYDAAKDEQAFVEGRITQLENMIRNAVIITDNGEESTVVTLGKTVTFKELPDGDEEAYTIVGSAEADPFEGRISNDSPIAKSLLGKQIGEKVAIQTPGGEMQVEIISVK, encoded by the coding sequence ATGGCAACAGAAAAAACATACCCTATGACGCAAGAGGGTAAGCAAAAGCTAGAGAACGAACTTGAGGATTTAAAAACGGTAAAACGTAAAGAGGTTGTAGAGCGCATTAAGATTGCACGTAGCTTCGGAGATCTTTCTGAGAACTCTGAGTACGATGCAGCAAAAGATGAGCAAGCGTTCGTAGAAGGACGTATTACACAATTAGAAAACATGATTCGTAACGCAGTTATCATCACAGATAACGGTGAAGAATCTACAGTTGTTACATTAGGTAAAACAGTAACATTTAAAGAATTACCAGATGGAGATGAAGAAGCTTACACAATTGTAGGTAGCGCAGAAGCAGACCCATTTGAAGGAAGAATTTCTAACGATTCTCCAATCGCAAAAAGCTTATTAGGTAAGCAAATTGGTGAGAAGGTAGCAATCCAAACTCCAGGTGGAGAAATGCAAGTAGAGATTATCTCTGTAAAATAA
- the udk gene encoding uridine kinase, with product MGTNKPVVIGIAGGSGSGKTSVTKAIFDHFKGHSILILEQDYYYKDQSHLPMEERLKTNYDHPLAFDNDLLIEHLQQLLAYEQIDKPVYDYTLHTRSEEIIPVEPKDVIILEGILILEDPRLCELMDIKLFVDTDADLRILRRMQRDIKERGRTMDSVIDQYVNVVRPMHNQFIEPSKKFADIIIPEGGQNHVAIDIMVTKIATILEQKVNL from the coding sequence TGTAACGAAAGCGATTTTTGACCATTTTAAAGGTCATTCTATTTTAATCTTAGAGCAAGATTATTATTACAAAGATCAAAGCCATTTACCAATGGAAGAGCGTTTAAAAACAAATTATGATCATCCGCTTGCGTTTGATAATGATCTGTTAATTGAACATTTGCAGCAGTTGCTTGCATATGAGCAAATTGATAAGCCTGTATATGACTATACATTGCATACGCGTTCAGAAGAAATTATTCCAGTTGAGCCGAAAGATGTAATCATTTTAGAAGGAATTCTTATTTTAGAAGACCCACGTCTTTGTGAGTTAATGGACATTAAGCTATTCGTTGATACAGATGCAGATCTTCGTATTTTACGCCGCATGCAGCGTGATATTAAAGAACGCGGTCGTACGATGGATTCAGTTATTGATCAATACGTAAATGTTGTACGTCCAATGCACAATCAATTTATTGAGCCTTCTAAGAAATTTGCGGATATTATTATCCCAGAAGGTGGACAAAACCATGTTGCAATTGATATTATGGTTACAAAAATTGCAACAATTCTTGAACAAAAAGTAAATTTGTAA